A portion of the Sebastes fasciatus isolate fSebFas1 chromosome 2, fSebFas1.pri, whole genome shotgun sequence genome contains these proteins:
- the usp10 gene encoding ubiquitin carboxyl-terminal hydrolase 10 isoform X2, whose translation MASHSNQYIFGEFSPDEINQFFVTPRCYVELPPFNDKVPCVSQSSGSYCTPAVPYIMESMGLQVCEDYQRIEFGVDEVMDSKPVGGNDPLFKVSSTLNPQAPEFILGCQSAQKAQQTAPPADDVPDDVPDETDFNSLDGPDSEASAMDNNPACQDMDPGGLGQRERKKKKKRPPGYYNYLDPLTGVNTCSAADGTPMTALVNGHAIGGPHHSAEDVDIKAFSGAELSTPGPVSKAISEAAVAAAKFAPTSTANQRTCDSPDDSSLDLTSGAASLSDGNNATSSSSSSSQSRGMTEGPRTADQQPDHLAPQSPELSDTPHSPRSKSPLPPPTAVATPPVATSITTTELEGKELADSGVANGLAEPDTPVSADEHKEDCESGEQAQQVSPDSAAQSVVTEQAHSPVIPAAPTANLPKSWASLFHNSKPLPGGPQAYVEVKNVVEVVSPSLATPEQPEKVGEVKDGPVHVSEDPMAPKLAELIENVKLIHKPVSLQPRGLINKGNWCYINATLQALIACPPMYHMLKSIPLHNETQRPCTSTPMMDNFVRLVNEFNNMPVPSKAKQQAVGDKVMKDIRPGVPFEPTYIYRLLTLIKSSLSEKGRQEDAEEYLGFTLNGLHEEMLALKKLISPQEEKAPTPNGPESQPGVEEDVADKEEEGSEDEWEQVGPRNKTSITRQADFVRTPITDIFGGHIRSVVYQQNSKESATLQPFFTLQLDIQSEKIRTVQEALETLVARESVQGYTTKTKQEIEISRRVTLEELPPVLVLHLKRFVFEKTGGCQKLTKNIDYPVDLEISKDLLSAGVRSKVVKGQRTYRLFAVVYHHGNSATGGHYTTDVFHIGLNGWLRIDDQAVKVINQYQVVKQTAERTAYLLYYRRVDLL comes from the exons TACATCTTCGGGGAATTCAGCCCTGATGAGATCAATCAGTTTTTTGTGACTCCACGATGTTATGTTGAG cttcCCCCGTTCAATGACAAAGTCCCATGCGTCAGTCAGTCTTCTG GAAGTTACTGCACTCCTGCTGTACCTTATATTATGGAGTCTATGGGACTGCAGGTTTGCG AAGACTATCAGCGCATTGAGTTTGGTGTTGACGAGGTGATGGACTCCAAGCCTGTTGGGGGAAACGATCCTTTATTCAAGGTGTCGAGCACCCTCAACCCCCAGGCTCCAGAGTTCATCCTGGGCTGCCAGTCGGCCCAGAAGGCCCAACAGACGGCTCCTCCAGCAGATGACGTCCCTGATGATGTCCCTGATGAAACCGACTTCAACTCGCTGGATGGCCCCGACTCGGAGGCTTCAGCAATGGACAATAACCCGGCCTGCCAGGACATGGACCCTGGCGGCCTGGGACagcgagagaggaagaaaaagaaaaagcgaCCGCCGGGGTATTACAACTACCTGGACCCGTTAACTGGCGTCAACACCTGCAGTGCAGCAGATGGGACGCCGATGACGGCACTGGTGAACGGACATGCAATCGGTGGCCCACACCACAGTGCTGAAGATGTGGACATTAAGGCATTTTCGGGGGCTGAACTTTCCACCCCTGGACCTGTCTCCAAGGCAATATCAGAAGCTGCTGTTGCAGCAGCCAAGTTTGCCCCCACATCCACTGCCAATCAGAGGACTTGTGATAGCCCTGATGACTCTTCTTTGGACTTAACAAGTGGAGCTGCCTCTTTATCAGATGGCAACAATGcaacttcctcctcttcatcctcctctcaaaGCAGAGGGATGACAGAGGGACCGAGGACTGCAGATCAgcagccagatcatttggctccaCAGAGCCCCGAACTTTCAGATACTCCACACAGCCCCCGCTCCAaatcccctcttcctcctccaactGCTGTGGCCACCCCCCCTGTCGCCACTTCCATTACGACTACTGAACTGGAGGGAAAGGAGCTAGCAGACAGTGGGGTGGCCAATGGGTTGGCAGAGCCTGATACTCCCGTCAGTGCAGACGAACACAAAGAAGACTGTGAGAGTGGGGAGCAGGCTCAGCAGGTCTCCCCAGACTCTGCTGCCCAGTCGGTAGTGACAGAGCAGGCCCATTCGCCTGTGATTCCAGCTGCACCTACTGCCAACCTCCCCAAATCTTGGGCTAGCCTCTTCCACAACTCCAAGCCTCTGCCTGGGGGCCCTCAGGCCTATGTGGAGGTAAAAAATGTTGTGGAAGTTGTGTCTCCCTCCCTCGCCACGCCAGAGCAGCCTGAGAAAGTTGGGGAGGTCAAAGACGGCCCTGTCCACGTTTCAGAGGATCCTATGGCCCCTAAACTTGCAG AACTTATTGAGAATGTGAAGTTGATACATAAACCAGTGTCTTTGCAGCCGAGAGGACTGATCAACAAGGGAAACTGGTGCTATATCAACGCT ACCCTGCAAGCTCTGATTGCGTGCCCTCCCATGTATCACATGTTGAAGTCCATTCCTCTGCATAATGAAACGCAGAGACCATGTACCTCCACACCCATGATGGACAACTT TGTACGGCTGGTGAATGAGTTCAACAACATGCCTGTGCCATCTAAAGCCAAACAGCAAG CTGTTGGTGATAAGGTCATGAAAGACATTCGGCCCGGTGTACCGTTTGAACCGACCTACATTTATAGACTCCTCACTCTCATCAAGTCAAGTCTCTCTGAGAAG GGTCGACAAGAGGATGCAGAGGAGTATCTTGGCTTCACTCTCAACGGACTTCATGAGGAGATGCTGGCTTTGAAAAAGCTTATCTCGCCTCAGGAAGAGA AAGCTCCCACACCCAACGGGCCAGAGTCTCAGCCAGGTGTGGAGGAAGATGTTGCTGATAAGGAGGAAGAAGGTAGTGAGGACGAGTGGGAGCAAGTTGGCCCCAGAAACAAGACTTCCATCACTCGCCAAGCTGACTTTGTCCGCACACCCATCACTGACATATTTGGTGGGCACATCAG ATCGGTGGTGTATCAACAAAACTCTAAAGAGTCGGCCACTCTGCAGCCTTTCTTCACCCTGCAGCTGGACATCCAGTCAGAGAAGATCCGCACTGTCCAGGAGGCTCTAGAAACCTTGGTGGCACGAGAGTCAGTCCAGGGCTACACCACTAAAACCAAGCAGGAG aTTGAGATCAGTCGGAGGGTGACTCTGGAAGAGTTGCCTCCTGTGTTGGTGCTCCATCTCAAgagatttgtttttgaaaagactggaggtTGCCAGAAACTCACCAAGAACATTGATTACCCCGTCGACCTGGAGATCAGCAAAG ATCTCCTGTCCGCTGGAGTGCGGAGCAAAGTTGTGAAAGGCCAAAGAACTTACCGGCTCtttgcag TTGTCTATCACCATGGGAACAGCGCGACAGGCGGTCATTACACCACGGATGTCTTCCACATTGGTCTTAACGGCTGGCTGCGCATTGACGACCAGGCAGTGAAGGTCATCAACCAGTACCAGGTGGTGAAGCAGACTGCAGAGCGCACCGCCTACCTGCTGTACTACCGCCGCGTCGACCtgctgtag
- the usp10 gene encoding ubiquitin carboxyl-terminal hydrolase 10 isoform X4 — translation MASHSNQYIFGEFSPDEINQFFVTPRCYVELPPFNDKVPCVSQSSEDYQRIEFGVDEVMDSKPVGGNDPLFKVSSTLNPQAPEFILGCQSAQKAQQTAPPADDVPDDVPDETDFNSLDGPDSEASAMDNNPACQDMDPGGLGQRERKKKKKRPPGYYNYLDPLTGVNTCSAADGTPMTALVNGHAIGGPHHSAEDVDIKAFSGAELSTPGPVSKAISEAAVAAAKFAPTSTANQRTCDSPDDSSLDLTSGAASLSDGNNATSSSSSSSQSRGMTEGPRTADQQPDHLAPQSPELSDTPHSPRSKSPLPPPTAVATPPVATSITTTELEGKELADSGVANGLAEPDTPVSADEHKEDCESGEQAQQVSPDSAAQSVVTEQAHSPVIPAAPTANLPKSWASLFHNSKPLPGGPQAYVEVKNVVEVVSPSLATPEQPEKVGEVKDGPVHVSEDPMAPKLAELIENVKLIHKPVSLQPRGLINKGNWCYINATLQALIACPPMYHMLKSIPLHNETQRPCTSTPMMDNFVRLVNEFNNMPVPSKAKQQAVGDKVMKDIRPGVPFEPTYIYRLLTLIKSSLSEKGRQEDAEEYLGFTLNGLHEEMLALKKLISPQEEKAPTPNGPESQPGVEEDVADKEEEGSEDEWEQVGPRNKTSITRQADFVRTPITDIFGGHIRSVVYQQNSKESATLQPFFTLQLDIQSEKIRTVQEALETLVARESVQGYTTKTKQEIEISRRVTLEELPPVLVLHLKRFVFEKTGGCQKLTKNIDYPVDLEISKDLLSAGVRSKVVKGQRTYRLFAVVYHHGNSATGGHYTTDVFHIGLNGWLRIDDQAVKVINQYQVVKQTAERTAYLLYYRRVDLL, via the exons TACATCTTCGGGGAATTCAGCCCTGATGAGATCAATCAGTTTTTTGTGACTCCACGATGTTATGTTGAG cttcCCCCGTTCAATGACAAAGTCCCATGCGTCAGTCAGTCTTCTG AAGACTATCAGCGCATTGAGTTTGGTGTTGACGAGGTGATGGACTCCAAGCCTGTTGGGGGAAACGATCCTTTATTCAAGGTGTCGAGCACCCTCAACCCCCAGGCTCCAGAGTTCATCCTGGGCTGCCAGTCGGCCCAGAAGGCCCAACAGACGGCTCCTCCAGCAGATGACGTCCCTGATGATGTCCCTGATGAAACCGACTTCAACTCGCTGGATGGCCCCGACTCGGAGGCTTCAGCAATGGACAATAACCCGGCCTGCCAGGACATGGACCCTGGCGGCCTGGGACagcgagagaggaagaaaaagaaaaagcgaCCGCCGGGGTATTACAACTACCTGGACCCGTTAACTGGCGTCAACACCTGCAGTGCAGCAGATGGGACGCCGATGACGGCACTGGTGAACGGACATGCAATCGGTGGCCCACACCACAGTGCTGAAGATGTGGACATTAAGGCATTTTCGGGGGCTGAACTTTCCACCCCTGGACCTGTCTCCAAGGCAATATCAGAAGCTGCTGTTGCAGCAGCCAAGTTTGCCCCCACATCCACTGCCAATCAGAGGACTTGTGATAGCCCTGATGACTCTTCTTTGGACTTAACAAGTGGAGCTGCCTCTTTATCAGATGGCAACAATGcaacttcctcctcttcatcctcctctcaaaGCAGAGGGATGACAGAGGGACCGAGGACTGCAGATCAgcagccagatcatttggctccaCAGAGCCCCGAACTTTCAGATACTCCACACAGCCCCCGCTCCAaatcccctcttcctcctccaactGCTGTGGCCACCCCCCCTGTCGCCACTTCCATTACGACTACTGAACTGGAGGGAAAGGAGCTAGCAGACAGTGGGGTGGCCAATGGGTTGGCAGAGCCTGATACTCCCGTCAGTGCAGACGAACACAAAGAAGACTGTGAGAGTGGGGAGCAGGCTCAGCAGGTCTCCCCAGACTCTGCTGCCCAGTCGGTAGTGACAGAGCAGGCCCATTCGCCTGTGATTCCAGCTGCACCTACTGCCAACCTCCCCAAATCTTGGGCTAGCCTCTTCCACAACTCCAAGCCTCTGCCTGGGGGCCCTCAGGCCTATGTGGAGGTAAAAAATGTTGTGGAAGTTGTGTCTCCCTCCCTCGCCACGCCAGAGCAGCCTGAGAAAGTTGGGGAGGTCAAAGACGGCCCTGTCCACGTTTCAGAGGATCCTATGGCCCCTAAACTTGCAG AACTTATTGAGAATGTGAAGTTGATACATAAACCAGTGTCTTTGCAGCCGAGAGGACTGATCAACAAGGGAAACTGGTGCTATATCAACGCT ACCCTGCAAGCTCTGATTGCGTGCCCTCCCATGTATCACATGTTGAAGTCCATTCCTCTGCATAATGAAACGCAGAGACCATGTACCTCCACACCCATGATGGACAACTT TGTACGGCTGGTGAATGAGTTCAACAACATGCCTGTGCCATCTAAAGCCAAACAGCAAG CTGTTGGTGATAAGGTCATGAAAGACATTCGGCCCGGTGTACCGTTTGAACCGACCTACATTTATAGACTCCTCACTCTCATCAAGTCAAGTCTCTCTGAGAAG GGTCGACAAGAGGATGCAGAGGAGTATCTTGGCTTCACTCTCAACGGACTTCATGAGGAGATGCTGGCTTTGAAAAAGCTTATCTCGCCTCAGGAAGAGA AAGCTCCCACACCCAACGGGCCAGAGTCTCAGCCAGGTGTGGAGGAAGATGTTGCTGATAAGGAGGAAGAAGGTAGTGAGGACGAGTGGGAGCAAGTTGGCCCCAGAAACAAGACTTCCATCACTCGCCAAGCTGACTTTGTCCGCACACCCATCACTGACATATTTGGTGGGCACATCAG ATCGGTGGTGTATCAACAAAACTCTAAAGAGTCGGCCACTCTGCAGCCTTTCTTCACCCTGCAGCTGGACATCCAGTCAGAGAAGATCCGCACTGTCCAGGAGGCTCTAGAAACCTTGGTGGCACGAGAGTCAGTCCAGGGCTACACCACTAAAACCAAGCAGGAG aTTGAGATCAGTCGGAGGGTGACTCTGGAAGAGTTGCCTCCTGTGTTGGTGCTCCATCTCAAgagatttgtttttgaaaagactggaggtTGCCAGAAACTCACCAAGAACATTGATTACCCCGTCGACCTGGAGATCAGCAAAG ATCTCCTGTCCGCTGGAGTGCGGAGCAAAGTTGTGAAAGGCCAAAGAACTTACCGGCTCtttgcag TTGTCTATCACCATGGGAACAGCGCGACAGGCGGTCATTACACCACGGATGTCTTCCACATTGGTCTTAACGGCTGGCTGCGCATTGACGACCAGGCAGTGAAGGTCATCAACCAGTACCAGGTGGTGAAGCAGACTGCAGAGCGCACCGCCTACCTGCTGTACTACCGCCGCGTCGACCtgctgtag
- the usp10 gene encoding ubiquitin carboxyl-terminal hydrolase 10 isoform X3: protein MASHSNQYIFGEFSPDEINQFFVTPRCYVELPPFNDKVPCVSQSSAEDYQRIEFGVDEVMDSKPVGGNDPLFKVSSTLNPQAPEFILGCQSAQKAQQTAPPADDVPDDVPDETDFNSLDGPDSEASAMDNNPACQDMDPGGLGQRERKKKKKRPPGYYNYLDPLTGVNTCSAADGTPMTALVNGHAIGGPHHSAEDVDIKAFSGAELSTPGPVSKAISEAAVAAAKFAPTSTANQRTCDSPDDSSLDLTSGAASLSDGNNATSSSSSSSQSRGMTEGPRTADQQPDHLAPQSPELSDTPHSPRSKSPLPPPTAVATPPVATSITTTELEGKELADSGVANGLAEPDTPVSADEHKEDCESGEQAQQVSPDSAAQSVVTEQAHSPVIPAAPTANLPKSWASLFHNSKPLPGGPQAYVEVKNVVEVVSPSLATPEQPEKVGEVKDGPVHVSEDPMAPKLAELIENVKLIHKPVSLQPRGLINKGNWCYINATLQALIACPPMYHMLKSIPLHNETQRPCTSTPMMDNFVRLVNEFNNMPVPSKAKQQAVGDKVMKDIRPGVPFEPTYIYRLLTLIKSSLSEKGRQEDAEEYLGFTLNGLHEEMLALKKLISPQEEKAPTPNGPESQPGVEEDVADKEEEGSEDEWEQVGPRNKTSITRQADFVRTPITDIFGGHIRSVVYQQNSKESATLQPFFTLQLDIQSEKIRTVQEALETLVARESVQGYTTKTKQEIEISRRVTLEELPPVLVLHLKRFVFEKTGGCQKLTKNIDYPVDLEISKDLLSAGVRSKVVKGQRTYRLFAVVYHHGNSATGGHYTTDVFHIGLNGWLRIDDQAVKVINQYQVVKQTAERTAYLLYYRRVDLL, encoded by the exons TACATCTTCGGGGAATTCAGCCCTGATGAGATCAATCAGTTTTTTGTGACTCCACGATGTTATGTTGAG cttcCCCCGTTCAATGACAAAGTCCCATGCGTCAGTCAGTCTTCTG CAGAAGACTATCAGCGCATTGAGTTTGGTGTTGACGAGGTGATGGACTCCAAGCCTGTTGGGGGAAACGATCCTTTATTCAAGGTGTCGAGCACCCTCAACCCCCAGGCTCCAGAGTTCATCCTGGGCTGCCAGTCGGCCCAGAAGGCCCAACAGACGGCTCCTCCAGCAGATGACGTCCCTGATGATGTCCCTGATGAAACCGACTTCAACTCGCTGGATGGCCCCGACTCGGAGGCTTCAGCAATGGACAATAACCCGGCCTGCCAGGACATGGACCCTGGCGGCCTGGGACagcgagagaggaagaaaaagaaaaagcgaCCGCCGGGGTATTACAACTACCTGGACCCGTTAACTGGCGTCAACACCTGCAGTGCAGCAGATGGGACGCCGATGACGGCACTGGTGAACGGACATGCAATCGGTGGCCCACACCACAGTGCTGAAGATGTGGACATTAAGGCATTTTCGGGGGCTGAACTTTCCACCCCTGGACCTGTCTCCAAGGCAATATCAGAAGCTGCTGTTGCAGCAGCCAAGTTTGCCCCCACATCCACTGCCAATCAGAGGACTTGTGATAGCCCTGATGACTCTTCTTTGGACTTAACAAGTGGAGCTGCCTCTTTATCAGATGGCAACAATGcaacttcctcctcttcatcctcctctcaaaGCAGAGGGATGACAGAGGGACCGAGGACTGCAGATCAgcagccagatcatttggctccaCAGAGCCCCGAACTTTCAGATACTCCACACAGCCCCCGCTCCAaatcccctcttcctcctccaactGCTGTGGCCACCCCCCCTGTCGCCACTTCCATTACGACTACTGAACTGGAGGGAAAGGAGCTAGCAGACAGTGGGGTGGCCAATGGGTTGGCAGAGCCTGATACTCCCGTCAGTGCAGACGAACACAAAGAAGACTGTGAGAGTGGGGAGCAGGCTCAGCAGGTCTCCCCAGACTCTGCTGCCCAGTCGGTAGTGACAGAGCAGGCCCATTCGCCTGTGATTCCAGCTGCACCTACTGCCAACCTCCCCAAATCTTGGGCTAGCCTCTTCCACAACTCCAAGCCTCTGCCTGGGGGCCCTCAGGCCTATGTGGAGGTAAAAAATGTTGTGGAAGTTGTGTCTCCCTCCCTCGCCACGCCAGAGCAGCCTGAGAAAGTTGGGGAGGTCAAAGACGGCCCTGTCCACGTTTCAGAGGATCCTATGGCCCCTAAACTTGCAG AACTTATTGAGAATGTGAAGTTGATACATAAACCAGTGTCTTTGCAGCCGAGAGGACTGATCAACAAGGGAAACTGGTGCTATATCAACGCT ACCCTGCAAGCTCTGATTGCGTGCCCTCCCATGTATCACATGTTGAAGTCCATTCCTCTGCATAATGAAACGCAGAGACCATGTACCTCCACACCCATGATGGACAACTT TGTACGGCTGGTGAATGAGTTCAACAACATGCCTGTGCCATCTAAAGCCAAACAGCAAG CTGTTGGTGATAAGGTCATGAAAGACATTCGGCCCGGTGTACCGTTTGAACCGACCTACATTTATAGACTCCTCACTCTCATCAAGTCAAGTCTCTCTGAGAAG GGTCGACAAGAGGATGCAGAGGAGTATCTTGGCTTCACTCTCAACGGACTTCATGAGGAGATGCTGGCTTTGAAAAAGCTTATCTCGCCTCAGGAAGAGA AAGCTCCCACACCCAACGGGCCAGAGTCTCAGCCAGGTGTGGAGGAAGATGTTGCTGATAAGGAGGAAGAAGGTAGTGAGGACGAGTGGGAGCAAGTTGGCCCCAGAAACAAGACTTCCATCACTCGCCAAGCTGACTTTGTCCGCACACCCATCACTGACATATTTGGTGGGCACATCAG ATCGGTGGTGTATCAACAAAACTCTAAAGAGTCGGCCACTCTGCAGCCTTTCTTCACCCTGCAGCTGGACATCCAGTCAGAGAAGATCCGCACTGTCCAGGAGGCTCTAGAAACCTTGGTGGCACGAGAGTCAGTCCAGGGCTACACCACTAAAACCAAGCAGGAG aTTGAGATCAGTCGGAGGGTGACTCTGGAAGAGTTGCCTCCTGTGTTGGTGCTCCATCTCAAgagatttgtttttgaaaagactggaggtTGCCAGAAACTCACCAAGAACATTGATTACCCCGTCGACCTGGAGATCAGCAAAG ATCTCCTGTCCGCTGGAGTGCGGAGCAAAGTTGTGAAAGGCCAAAGAACTTACCGGCTCtttgcag TTGTCTATCACCATGGGAACAGCGCGACAGGCGGTCATTACACCACGGATGTCTTCCACATTGGTCTTAACGGCTGGCTGCGCATTGACGACCAGGCAGTGAAGGTCATCAACCAGTACCAGGTGGTGAAGCAGACTGCAGAGCGCACCGCCTACCTGCTGTACTACCGCCGCGTCGACCtgctgtag
- the usp10 gene encoding ubiquitin carboxyl-terminal hydrolase 10 isoform X1 → MASHSNQYIFGEFSPDEINQFFVTPRCYVELPPFNDKVPCVSQSSGSYCTPAVPYIMESMGLQVCAEDYQRIEFGVDEVMDSKPVGGNDPLFKVSSTLNPQAPEFILGCQSAQKAQQTAPPADDVPDDVPDETDFNSLDGPDSEASAMDNNPACQDMDPGGLGQRERKKKKKRPPGYYNYLDPLTGVNTCSAADGTPMTALVNGHAIGGPHHSAEDVDIKAFSGAELSTPGPVSKAISEAAVAAAKFAPTSTANQRTCDSPDDSSLDLTSGAASLSDGNNATSSSSSSSQSRGMTEGPRTADQQPDHLAPQSPELSDTPHSPRSKSPLPPPTAVATPPVATSITTTELEGKELADSGVANGLAEPDTPVSADEHKEDCESGEQAQQVSPDSAAQSVVTEQAHSPVIPAAPTANLPKSWASLFHNSKPLPGGPQAYVEVKNVVEVVSPSLATPEQPEKVGEVKDGPVHVSEDPMAPKLAELIENVKLIHKPVSLQPRGLINKGNWCYINATLQALIACPPMYHMLKSIPLHNETQRPCTSTPMMDNFVRLVNEFNNMPVPSKAKQQAVGDKVMKDIRPGVPFEPTYIYRLLTLIKSSLSEKGRQEDAEEYLGFTLNGLHEEMLALKKLISPQEEKAPTPNGPESQPGVEEDVADKEEEGSEDEWEQVGPRNKTSITRQADFVRTPITDIFGGHIRSVVYQQNSKESATLQPFFTLQLDIQSEKIRTVQEALETLVARESVQGYTTKTKQEIEISRRVTLEELPPVLVLHLKRFVFEKTGGCQKLTKNIDYPVDLEISKDLLSAGVRSKVVKGQRTYRLFAVVYHHGNSATGGHYTTDVFHIGLNGWLRIDDQAVKVINQYQVVKQTAERTAYLLYYRRVDLL, encoded by the exons TACATCTTCGGGGAATTCAGCCCTGATGAGATCAATCAGTTTTTTGTGACTCCACGATGTTATGTTGAG cttcCCCCGTTCAATGACAAAGTCCCATGCGTCAGTCAGTCTTCTG GAAGTTACTGCACTCCTGCTGTACCTTATATTATGGAGTCTATGGGACTGCAGGTTTGCG CAGAAGACTATCAGCGCATTGAGTTTGGTGTTGACGAGGTGATGGACTCCAAGCCTGTTGGGGGAAACGATCCTTTATTCAAGGTGTCGAGCACCCTCAACCCCCAGGCTCCAGAGTTCATCCTGGGCTGCCAGTCGGCCCAGAAGGCCCAACAGACGGCTCCTCCAGCAGATGACGTCCCTGATGATGTCCCTGATGAAACCGACTTCAACTCGCTGGATGGCCCCGACTCGGAGGCTTCAGCAATGGACAATAACCCGGCCTGCCAGGACATGGACCCTGGCGGCCTGGGACagcgagagaggaagaaaaagaaaaagcgaCCGCCGGGGTATTACAACTACCTGGACCCGTTAACTGGCGTCAACACCTGCAGTGCAGCAGATGGGACGCCGATGACGGCACTGGTGAACGGACATGCAATCGGTGGCCCACACCACAGTGCTGAAGATGTGGACATTAAGGCATTTTCGGGGGCTGAACTTTCCACCCCTGGACCTGTCTCCAAGGCAATATCAGAAGCTGCTGTTGCAGCAGCCAAGTTTGCCCCCACATCCACTGCCAATCAGAGGACTTGTGATAGCCCTGATGACTCTTCTTTGGACTTAACAAGTGGAGCTGCCTCTTTATCAGATGGCAACAATGcaacttcctcctcttcatcctcctctcaaaGCAGAGGGATGACAGAGGGACCGAGGACTGCAGATCAgcagccagatcatttggctccaCAGAGCCCCGAACTTTCAGATACTCCACACAGCCCCCGCTCCAaatcccctcttcctcctccaactGCTGTGGCCACCCCCCCTGTCGCCACTTCCATTACGACTACTGAACTGGAGGGAAAGGAGCTAGCAGACAGTGGGGTGGCCAATGGGTTGGCAGAGCCTGATACTCCCGTCAGTGCAGACGAACACAAAGAAGACTGTGAGAGTGGGGAGCAGGCTCAGCAGGTCTCCCCAGACTCTGCTGCCCAGTCGGTAGTGACAGAGCAGGCCCATTCGCCTGTGATTCCAGCTGCACCTACTGCCAACCTCCCCAAATCTTGGGCTAGCCTCTTCCACAACTCCAAGCCTCTGCCTGGGGGCCCTCAGGCCTATGTGGAGGTAAAAAATGTTGTGGAAGTTGTGTCTCCCTCCCTCGCCACGCCAGAGCAGCCTGAGAAAGTTGGGGAGGTCAAAGACGGCCCTGTCCACGTTTCAGAGGATCCTATGGCCCCTAAACTTGCAG AACTTATTGAGAATGTGAAGTTGATACATAAACCAGTGTCTTTGCAGCCGAGAGGACTGATCAACAAGGGAAACTGGTGCTATATCAACGCT ACCCTGCAAGCTCTGATTGCGTGCCCTCCCATGTATCACATGTTGAAGTCCATTCCTCTGCATAATGAAACGCAGAGACCATGTACCTCCACACCCATGATGGACAACTT TGTACGGCTGGTGAATGAGTTCAACAACATGCCTGTGCCATCTAAAGCCAAACAGCAAG CTGTTGGTGATAAGGTCATGAAAGACATTCGGCCCGGTGTACCGTTTGAACCGACCTACATTTATAGACTCCTCACTCTCATCAAGTCAAGTCTCTCTGAGAAG GGTCGACAAGAGGATGCAGAGGAGTATCTTGGCTTCACTCTCAACGGACTTCATGAGGAGATGCTGGCTTTGAAAAAGCTTATCTCGCCTCAGGAAGAGA AAGCTCCCACACCCAACGGGCCAGAGTCTCAGCCAGGTGTGGAGGAAGATGTTGCTGATAAGGAGGAAGAAGGTAGTGAGGACGAGTGGGAGCAAGTTGGCCCCAGAAACAAGACTTCCATCACTCGCCAAGCTGACTTTGTCCGCACACCCATCACTGACATATTTGGTGGGCACATCAG ATCGGTGGTGTATCAACAAAACTCTAAAGAGTCGGCCACTCTGCAGCCTTTCTTCACCCTGCAGCTGGACATCCAGTCAGAGAAGATCCGCACTGTCCAGGAGGCTCTAGAAACCTTGGTGGCACGAGAGTCAGTCCAGGGCTACACCACTAAAACCAAGCAGGAG aTTGAGATCAGTCGGAGGGTGACTCTGGAAGAGTTGCCTCCTGTGTTGGTGCTCCATCTCAAgagatttgtttttgaaaagactggaggtTGCCAGAAACTCACCAAGAACATTGATTACCCCGTCGACCTGGAGATCAGCAAAG ATCTCCTGTCCGCTGGAGTGCGGAGCAAAGTTGTGAAAGGCCAAAGAACTTACCGGCTCtttgcag TTGTCTATCACCATGGGAACAGCGCGACAGGCGGTCATTACACCACGGATGTCTTCCACATTGGTCTTAACGGCTGGCTGCGCATTGACGACCAGGCAGTGAAGGTCATCAACCAGTACCAGGTGGTGAAGCAGACTGCAGAGCGCACCGCCTACCTGCTGTACTACCGCCGCGTCGACCtgctgtag